A region of Argentina anserina chromosome 5, drPotAnse1.1, whole genome shotgun sequence DNA encodes the following proteins:
- the LOC126796342 gene encoding loganic acid O-methyltransferase-like, with product MIKIVEESNKKEMATRVNGADCFYSYSKNSSFQRNAIDAAKELIKEAVFSKLDIACLSSSNTFRVTDLGCSMGPNTFLAVQNILEAVENKYRTQWRNSEVPDFQVFFSDQAANDFNELFQSLPPDRNYFAMGVPGSFYSRLFPKAHLHFVYSSFSLQCLSKVPEEVLDRNSPAWNKGRAHYSNSAHQVVEAYSAQYARDMGCFLNARAQEIVEGGLMAFVVPGRPNGTPHAQNYYNMTLDLFGSCLLDMAKKGVIAEDKVDSFNLPMYNASLDEVEAIVKYNGCFSIERMENLPQEKLQPNVFRSTVRAGMENIVRANFGEDILDEFFDSLNKKYEESTSVLESVTAVSLFVLLKRHSK from the exons ATGATCAAAATCGTAGAAGAAAGCAACAAGAAAGAGATGGCAACTAGAGTTAATGGTGCAGATTGTTTCTACAGCTATAGCAAAAATTCTTCTTTTCAG AGGAATGCTATAGATGCTGCCAAGGAACTGATCAAAGAAGCAGTTTTCAGCAAGCTTGACATCGCATGCCTGTCATCCTCAAACACCTTTCGAGTTACGGATTTAGGCTGCTCTATGGGGCCTAACACGTTCCTAGCTGTGCAGAACATACTTGAAGCTGTGGAGAACAAGTATCGTACCCAATGGCGCAATTCTGAGGTCCCCGATTTTCAAGTCTTTTTCAGTGATCAAGCTGCAAATGATTTCAATGAACTCTTCCAATCCCTCCCTCCAGACAGGAATTACTTTGCGATGGGGGTACCAGGATCTTTTTACTCTCGCTTGTTTCCCAAGGCACATCTTCACTTTGTATACTCTTCATTTTCTCTGCAATGTCTCTCTAAAGTGCCCGAGGAAGTGTTGGACAGGAACTCCCCTGCTTGGAATAAAGGCAGGGCTCATTACTCAAATTCTGCACACCAGGTTGTCGAGGCATATTCAGCTCAATATGCCAGGGACATGGGATGCTTTCTAAATGCTCGAGCACAAGAGATCGTCGAAGGAGGGTTGATGGCATTTGTTGTTCCCGGGCGCCCCAATGGAACCCCTCATGCACAAAACTATTACAACATGACATTAGACCTATTTGGTTCCTGCCTCCTTGACATGGCCAAGAAG GGTGTCATTGCTGAAGACAAAGTGGACTCCTTCAATCTACCCATGTATAATGCGTCTCTTGATGAAGTGGAAGCCATTGTCAAATACAATGGATGTTTCAGTATAGAGAGAATGGAAAACTTGCCTCAAGAAAAACTACAGCCTAATGTGTTCCGCTCAACTGTGAGAGCTGGAATGGAGAATATTGTTCGGGCAAATTTTGGCGAAGATATTTTAGATGAGTTCTTTGACTcattaaacaaaaaatatgaaGAATCCACCTCTGTTCTTGAATCAGTGACAGCTGttagtttatttgttttaCTCAAACGCCATAGCAAGTAG
- the LOC126796344 gene encoding loganic acid O-methyltransferase-like, protein MAEEISSKVFEAHPMNGGDGPNSYAKNSIYQRRVVDIAKELMNKAILEKLDIDMSNTFYIADLGCSVGPNTFYSVENILETVRSKYQIQGQKSQISEFQVFFNDHAENDFNMLFKSLPQNRQYFAVGVPGSFHDRLFPNASIHIVHCSYAIQWLSRVPEAVVDSSSSAWNKGRIHYSNSTDEVIRAYETQCSEDMECFLHSRAQEIVYGGLIILTIPGRPDGTPHSLSQANMTLQFLGSCLMDMAEKGDVSEEKVDSFNIPMYTMSPQELKAAVERNGCFSIEIMSELPHQSITNTISLSQLLASHLRAGMEGIVKQHFGEDIIDELFDLYQNKCEENASIFKLGKSLSFLAVLRRIAD, encoded by the exons ATGGCAGAAGAAATATCCAGCAAAGTTTTTGAAGCACATCCtatgaatggtggagatggGCCCAACAGCTATGCCAAGAACTCAATTTACCAG AGACGAGTTGTGGATATTGCTAAAGAGCTCATGAACAAGGCAATTCTAGAAAAGCTTGACATAGACATGTCCAACACCTTCTACATTGCAGATCTGGGTTGCTCTGTTGGTCCAAATACATTTTATTCAGTGGAAAATATACTTGAAACCGTGCGGTCCAAGTATCAAATCCAGGGGCAGAAATCCCAAATCTCAGAGTTCCAAGTTTTCTTTAATGATCATGCTGAAAATGATTTCAACATGCTCTTCAAATCCCTCCCTCAGAACAGGCAATACTTTGCAGTTGGTGTGCCTGGTTCTTTCCATGACCGTCTATTCCCTAATGCCTCGATTCACATTGTCCACTGTTCTTATGCCATTCAATGGCTTTCAAGAGTACCAGAAGCGGTagttgacagtagcagttCTGCTTGGAATAAAGGACGAATCCATTATTCAAATTCCACAGATGAAGTAATAAGGGCTTATGAAACTCAATGTAGTGAGGACATGGAGTGCTTCCTGCATTCCAGGGCACAAGAGATTGTGTATGGAGGGCTGATAATACTTACGATTCCAGGCCGCCCTGATGGAACTCCGCACTCTCTATCTCAGGCAAATATGACCTTACAATTTCTAGGATCATGCCTCATGGACATGGCTGAAAAG GGAGATGTTAGTGAAGAGAAAGTAGATTCATTTAACATACCTATGTATACCATGTCTCCCCAAGAACTGAAAGCTGCAGTTGAACGAAATGGATGTTTTAGTATAGAGATAATGTCAGAGTTACCTCATCAGTCGATAACTAACACAATCTCCCTATCTCAACTACTTGCCTCACACCTGAGGGCCGGCATGGAGGGGATTGTCAAGCAGCACTTTGGAGAAGATATCATAGATGAGCTGTTTGACCTGTATCAGAATAAGTGTGAAGAAAATGCCTCCATATTTAAGTTAGGGAAGTCACTTAGCTTTCTTGCTGTGCTTAGGCGCATTGCAGATTGA
- the LOC126796341 gene encoding ATP synthase subunit beta, mitochondrial-like, whose protein sequence is MYSSRKLLSTLLRTSLRRTSTSSTAAAARTALSRSPVARSSGYLLSRAAHYSTSSAAAVSAPPKSGTAATSGKITDDFTGKGAIGQVCQVIGAVVDVRFEEGLPPILTALEVLDNSIRLVLEVAQHLGENMVRTIAMDGTEGLVRGQRVLNTGSPITVPVGRATLGRIMNVIGEPIDHRGEINTDHSLPIHREAPAFVEQATEQQILVTGIKVVDLLAPYQRGGKIGLFGGAGVGKTVLIMELINNVAKAHGGFSVFAGVGERTREGNDLYREMIESGVIKLGEKQSDSKCALVYGQMNEPPGARARVGLTGLTVAEHFRDAEGQDVLLFIDNIFRFTQANSEVSALLGRIPSAVGYQPTLATDLGGLQERITTTKKGSITSVQAIYVPADDLTDPAPATTFAHLDATTVLSRQISELGIYPAVDPLDSTSRMLSPHILGEEHYNTARGVQKVLQNYKNLQDIIAILGMDELSEDDKLTVARARKIQRFLSQPFHVAEVFTGAPGKYVELKESITSFQGVLDGKYDDLPEQSFYMVGGIEEVIAKAEKIAKENA, encoded by the exons ATGTACTCCTCCCGCAAGCTCCTCTCCACTCTCCTCCGCACCTCTCTCCGCCGCACCTCCACCTCATCCACCGCCGCAGCCGCCAGGACCGCGCTCTCCAGATCCCCCGTCGCGCGCTCCTCCGGCTACCTCCTCTCGCGCGCCGCTCACTACTCcacctcctccgccgccgccgtctCAGCGCCTCCCAAATCCGGCACGGCAGCGACGTCCGGCAAGATCACCGACGATTTCACCGGCAAAGGCGCCATCGGCCAGGTCTGCCAGGTCATCGGCGCCGTCGTCGATGTCCGGTTCGAGGAGGGATTGCCGCCGATCCTGACGGCGCTCGAGGTTTTGGATAACTCGATCCGATTGGTGCTCGAGGTGGCTCAGCATCTCGGTGAGAACATGGTGAGGACTATCGCCATGGATGGGACTGAAGGGCTCGTCAGAGGTCAACGAGTCCTCAACACTGGCTCTCCCATCACT GTGCCTGTTGGAAGAGCAACCCTAGGCCGGATTATGAATGTTATCGGAGAGCCGATTGATCACAGGGGTGAAATTA ATACGGATCACTCTCTGCCCATTCATAGAGAAGCGCCGGCCTTTGTTGAGCAGGCAACTGAGCAACAGATTCTTGTCACTGGAATCAAG GTTGTTGATCTTCTTGCTCCTTACCAAAGAGGAGGAAAAATTGGGCTCTTTGGTGGTGCTGGTGTTGGAAAGACAGTGCTTATTATGGAACTAATCAACAATGTTGCCAAGGCTCATG GTGGTTTTTCTGTGTTTGCTGGTGTTGGAGAACGTACAAGAGAGGGTAACGATTTATACCGAGAAATGATTGAAAGTGGTGTCATTAAGCTTGGAGAAAAGCAG AGTGATAGCAAGTGCGCTCTTGTATATGGTCAAATGAATGAACCTCCTGGTGCCCGTGCTCGTGTTGGGCTCACAGGGCTGACTGTGGCTGAGCATTTCCGTGATGCTGAAGGGCAAGATGTGCTTCTCTTCATTGATAACATATTCCGCTTTACTCAA GCTAACTCAGAAGTGTCTGCTTTGCTTGGTCGTATCCCATCTGCTGTCGGTTACCAACCTACATTAGCTACTGATCTTGGAGGACTCCAAGAACGTATTACTACAACCAAGAAGGGTTCCATTACATCTGTTCAAGCTATTTATGTACCTGCTGATGACTTGACAGATCCAGCTCCTGCAACCACTTTTGCCCATCTTGATGCCACCACTGTGCTGTCACGACAA ATATCTGAGCTTGGAATCTATCCTGCGGTCGACCCCTTGGATTCTACATCTCGCATGCTGTCACCTCATATTTTAGGAGAAGAACACTACAACACTGCTCGTGGTGTTCAGAAAGTTCTTCAAAACTATAAGAATCTGCAAGATATTATTGCAATTTTGGGTATGGATGAACTTAGTGAAGATGACAAATTGACAGTTGCTCGTGCCCGTAAGATTCAACGTTTCTTGAGCCAGCCTTTCCATGTGGCAGAAGTATTCACGGGAGCTCCTGGAAAGTATGTGGAGTTGAAAGAGAGCATTACCAGTTTCCAG GGAGTTCTGGATGGGAAATATGATGATCTTCCTGAGCAATCGTTCTATATGGTTGGTGGAATTGAAGAAGTCATTGCCAAGGCAGAGAAGATTGCTAAGGAAAATGCTTAG
- the LOC126795298 gene encoding loganic acid O-methyltransferase-like: MAEGMSLTSSEGFPMNGGDGEGSYFINSSHQRYGADRSKGMMVAKIFENLSIENMSSSTTLRIADLGCSVGPNTFTAVETIIEAVSQKYHTTKWHHSGDLPEYQVYFTDVVSNDFNHLFTNLPQPKQYFAAAVPGSFHGRLFPKFSLDIVYSAYALHWLSKTPQELLDPNSPAYNKGRILYANSPNEVAQAYETQYAKDIQCFLHARAQEISPQGLMVLLVPGRPDGTSPQQPSIAPIFEPVESCLADLVNEGLLSEDKFDTFNLPMYCPCMEELKSLIHKNGCFDILTLEMQPPSPSPSPFHSAQEMRAGLDSILIEHFGHQIVEQLFDRYSKKVAGRSRLAPSVGLFVILKRRYVESCNQNVLDST; this comes from the exons AGATATGGAGCTGATAGATCAAAGGGAATGATGGTTGCCAAAATATTTGAAAACCTTTCCATCGAAAATATGTCTTCATCAACAACGTTGCGAATTGCTGATCTAGGTTGTTCTGTTGGACCTAACACATTCACTGCAGTCGAGACCATCATTGAAGCAGTATCACAGAAATATCATACAACCAAATGGCACCACTCTGGTGATCTCCCTGAGTATCAAGTATACTTCACTGATGTCGTCTCTAATGACTTCAATCATCTTTTTACCAATCTCCCTCAACCTAAGCAATACTTTGCCGCAGCAGTTCCGGGGAGTTTTCATGGAAGATTGTTTCCTAAGTTTTCTCTTGATATTGTTTACTCTGCATATGCTCTCCACTGGCTATCCAAGACACCCCAAGAGCTACTTGACCCGAACTCTCCTGCATATAACAAGGGGAGGATTTTGTATGCCAATTCCCCTAATGAAGTTGCTCAAGCATATGAGACTCAGTATGCAAAGGACATTCAGTGTTTCCTTCATGCTCGAGCCCAAGAGATTTCTCCTCAAGGATTAATGGTGCTCCTGGTTCCAGGACGTCCAGATGGAACAAGTCCACAACAGCCTTCCATCGCCCCTATTTTCGAACCTGTGGAGTCTTGCCTTGCGGATTTGGTTAATGAG GGTTTATTGAGTGAAGATAAATTTGACACATTTAACTTACCAATGTACTGCCCATGCATGGAAGAGCTGAAGTCACTGATACACAAAAATGGATGCTTCGACATATTGACGTTGGAGATGCAACCTCCTAGCCCTAGCCCTAGCCCTTTTCATTCTGCGCAAGAAATGAGAGCTGGTTTGGACAGCATTCTGATAGAACATTTTGGGCATCAAATTGTCGAACAACTATTTGATCGATACTCCAAGAAAGTTGCAGGACGTTCACGCCTTGCTCCTTCTGTCGGACTATTTGTCATTCTCAAGCGCAGATACGTTGAGTCGTGTAATCAGAATGTGCTGGATTCTACATAG